A genomic segment from Salvia splendens isolate huo1 chromosome 13, SspV2, whole genome shotgun sequence encodes:
- the LOC121762690 gene encoding 60S ribosomal protein L7a-2-like: MAPKKGVKPVAAKKKVEKVVNPLFEKRPKQFGIGGALPPKKDLHRFVRWPQVVRIQRKKMILKQRLKVPPPIHQFSKTLDKNLATSLFKMLLKYRPEDRAQKKDRLLKRAQAEAEGKTPETKKPIVVKYGLNHVTYLIEQNKAQLVVIAHDVDPIELVVWLPALCRKMEIPYCIVKGKARLGSIVHKKTASVLCLTSVKNEDKMEFSKILEAIKANFNDKYDETRKKWGGGVMGSKSQAKTKAKERVLAKEAAQRMT, encoded by the exons ATG GCTCCGAAGAAGGGTGTGAAGCCGGTCGCTGCCAAGAAAAAGGTGGAGAAAGTTGTCAACCCACTCTTCGAGAAGAGACCGAAGCAGTTTGGAATCGGTGGCGCCCTCCCGCCTAAGAAGGACCTTCACAGGTTTGTGAGATGGCCCCAAGTCGTGCGGATTCAGCGCAAAAAGATGATCTTGAAGCAGCGCTTGAAGGTGCCGCCGCCGATTCATCAATTTTCTAAAACACTCGACAAGAATTTGG CAACTAGCCTCTTCAAGATGCTTCTCAAGTACAGGCCTGAGGATAGAGCACAAAAGAAAGACAGGCTTTTGAAGAGAGCTCAAGCTGAGGCTGAGGGCAAAACCCCTGAGACCAAGAAGCCAATTGTGGTCAAGTATGGTCTGAACCATGTGACTTACCTGATTGAGCAG AACAAGGCTCAGTTGGTTGTGATCGCTCATGATGTCGATCCCATTGAGTTGGTTGTTTGGCTCCCTGCTTTGTGCAGGAAGATGGAGATCCCATACTGCATTGTCAAGGGCAAAGCTAGATTGGGAAGC ATCGTCCACAAGAAAACTGCCTCAGTTTTGTGCTTGACCTCAGTAAAGAATGAAGACAAGATGGAATTCAGCAAAATCCTTGAGGCTATCAAG GCCAACTTCAACGACAAATACGATGAGACCAGGAAGAAGTGGGGAGGTGGTGTCATGGGATCAAAGTCACAGGCCAAGACCAAGGCTAAGGAGAGGGTTCTTGCCAAGGAGGCTGCCCAGAGGATGACCTAA
- the LOC121762285 gene encoding ACT domain-containing protein ACR6-like: MLHRFEEMDDEFAKLLRRINPPRVVIDNDACEDATIIQVDSVNKHGILLQVVQILTDLDLVIKKAYISSDGGWFMDVFNVIDRKGNKIRDQEIISYIQERLESNDDFVEPSLKELVGLVPSEEHTCIELTGRDRPGLLSEVCAVLTDLECNVVNAEIWTHNERAAAVILVTDHTTGFAIEDPKRIAAIKELLCNVLKGNSDLNSARMTLPPPGTTHRQRRLHQIMFADRDYEKSDKLVGGKVHAKTTRPHVIVTDCAEKDYTVITMRSKDRPKLLFDIICTLTDMQYVVFHGVVHTGRMEAYQEYYIRHMDGVPISSEAERDRVMQCLEAAIERRGTEGLELELCAEDRVGLLSDITRIFRENGLCVKRAEISTRGGKARDTFYVTDVTGSPVDPKTVDSICEQIGGGVLHVKWDIKSSPKPQQGSTISFLLGSFFRSRTFSG; the protein is encoded by the exons ATGCTCCACAGATTTGAAGAAATGGATGATGAGTTCGCCAAGCTTCTCCGTAGGATCAATCCACCCAG GGTTGTGATAGATAATGATGCTTGTGAGGATGCAACTATAATACAG GTTGACAGTGTCAATAAGCATGGAATCCTCCTTCAGGTGGTCCAAATTCTGACAGATTTGGATCTTGTGATTAAGAAAGCATACATATCATCTGATGGAGGATGGTTCATGGATG TGTTCAACGTGATTGACCGGAAGGGGAACAAAATTAGAGATCAAGAGATCATCAGCTACATCCAAGAG AGGCTTGAAAGCAATGACGATTTTGTTGAACCTTCTTTGAAAGAACTGGTTGGATTAGTACCTTCTGAAGAGCATACATGCATTGAGCTAACAGGAAGAGACAGGCCTGGTTTATTATCTGAAGTCTGTGCTGTCCTTACTGATCTTGAGTGCAATGTGGTGAATGCTGAGATATGGACTCACAATGAGAGAGCTGCAGCTGTGATTCTTGTCACTGATCATACCACGGGATTTGCAATTGAAGATCCAAAGCGCATAGCAGCAATAAAGGAGCTCTTGTGCAACGTTCTCAAGGGAAATAGTGATCTAAATTCTGCAAGAATGACACTTCCACCACCTGGTACTACCCACAGGCAAAGAAGGTTGCATCAGATTATGTTTGCTGATCGAGACTATGAAAAGTCCGACAAATTGGTTGGTGGAAAAGTCCATGCCAAGACCACCAGACCCCATGTAATTGTAACAGATTGTGCAGAAAAAGATTATACAGTCATCACGATGAGATCAAAAGATCGACCCAAGTTGTTGTTTGATATTATCTGTACTCTGACTGACATGCAGTATGTCGTCTTTCATGGGGTAGTCCACACAGGAAGAATGGAAGCATATCAG GAATACTATATCCGGCACATGGATGGGGTCCCTATTAGTTCAGAAGCTGAACGAGACCGTGTGATGCAATGTTTGGAAGCAGCCATTGAAAGGCGAGGCACTGAG GGTCTAGAGTTAGAACTATGCGCAGAAGACAGAGTTGGACTTCTCTCCGACATCACCAGGATATTTAGGGAAAATGGTCTGTGCGTCAAAAGAGCAGAGATCTCAACTAGGGGCGGGAAAGCTAGGGATACATTCTATGTCACGGATGTGACTGGCAGCCCCGTAGACCCAAAGACCGTGGACTCCATCTGTGAACAGATTGGTGGAGGCGTTTTGCATGTCAAATGGGACATAAAGTCTTCCCCAAAACCACAACAGGGGAGCACAATTAGCTTCCTGTTAGGAAGCTTCTTCAGATCTCGAACCTTTTCCGGTTGA